One window of Dyadobacter sandarakinus genomic DNA carries:
- a CDS encoding helix-turn-helix domain-containing protein encodes MIGLSAARSRGRLGGRPQTLNADKQQLAIQLYEAKKTSVKKICEMLEISKPTLYAYIRANPKQ; translated from the coding sequence ATGATCGGATTGTCAGCTGCCCGTTCCCGGGGCCGATTGGGAGGGCGCCCCCAAACACTTAATGCAGATAAACAGCAGCTGGCCATTCAGCTTTATGAAGCTAAAAAGACATCTGTCAAAAAAATATGTGAAATGCTTGAGATCAGTAAGCCTACCCTTTACGCATACATAAGGGCAAACCCAAAACAGTAG
- a CDS encoding RNA polymerase sigma factor, translating to MEKQFLEMIAMHKATIHKVSRLYRDSPEDREDLFQEIVLQLWQSFPKFEGKSKQSTWIYRIALNTAMACYRKKRIILSFTERLPDKEDSNIDCENREREEQLFMILKKLNEADRALLALYFEDVDYREMAEITGLSENLIAVKMGRIRSRLKKILNPAK from the coding sequence ATGGAAAAACAGTTTTTGGAGATGATCGCCATGCATAAAGCCACCATTCACAAGGTGTCACGACTTTACCGGGACAGCCCTGAGGATCGAGAGGATCTTTTTCAAGAGATAGTTTTACAGTTGTGGCAGTCTTTCCCAAAATTCGAGGGAAAGTCCAAGCAAAGTACTTGGATATACAGGATCGCCCTTAACACCGCAATGGCATGCTATCGAAAGAAGCGTATAATTTTATCATTTACCGAGCGGTTACCGGATAAAGAAGACAGCAACATTGATTGTGAAAACCGGGAAAGAGAAGAGCAGCTGTTTATGATACTAAAAAAGCTAAATGAAGCAGACAGGGCTTTACTAGCATTGTATTTTGAAGACGTCGACTACCGCGAGATGGCAGAAATTACAGGACTGAGCGAAAATCTTATTGCCGTAAAGATGGGAAGAATAAGATCCAGGTTAAAAAAAATCTTAAATCCAGCAAAATGA
- a CDS encoding serine hydrolase domain-containing protein, whose protein sequence is MNRLQIFILVFICLPGFPTRSIAQIQKERTDLIDRYLSVQQQLIGFNGTVMIAGNDSVIYRRSVGKASFELDVNFSADPVFRIASITKQFTAMLVVLAAEENKLALGDQLNKYYPQLGQSDWSNITIRQLLTHTSGLPHNEGIANYWQEVSFLPLSDRQATDEIFKLKLLSVPGTKTQYSSPGYFILASILEIIYHKSYGAILREKITHPLRMDHTGVSNAADVISGMVSPYHQLADRLIATPHRDYALMKGSGNLYSTVSDLLKWNNAINGGHFNKMVTDQLFAIQNSQPVNGRSESYGYGWFLRRTSNRERDFNFTGGGTFGCSAISGYYRNAKISVVILSNVSTLPVGEMQSNIESIVFGDRFDMPVLRTSIIMEESQLDKFQGTYTADNGHQLAIFLKGAQLYAKMGQNPFFELYPSDSSVFFGKKVSVQIEFEKDSDDTIKGFKANLKGQSIHFVKNK, encoded by the coding sequence ATGAACAGACTACAAATATTTATACTCGTTTTTATTTGTTTGCCAGGCTTTCCCACCAGGTCCATAGCCCAGATTCAAAAAGAACGGACAGACTTGATTGACCGTTATTTGAGCGTACAGCAGCAATTAATCGGCTTTAACGGTACAGTCATGATTGCCGGCAATGATAGTGTAATCTATCGACGGTCCGTAGGAAAAGCATCATTTGAACTTGACGTAAATTTTTCCGCAGATCCTGTTTTTCGAATAGCATCAATCACCAAACAGTTTACTGCTATGTTGGTTGTTTTGGCCGCCGAAGAGAACAAGTTAGCACTTGGCGATCAACTCAATAAATATTACCCCCAACTCGGTCAATCAGATTGGAGTAATATAACTATCAGGCAATTGCTTACCCACACCTCCGGCCTTCCGCACAACGAAGGGATAGCAAATTACTGGCAGGAAGTTTCGTTTCTTCCACTCTCGGACCGGCAGGCCACGGACGAGATTTTCAAACTAAAACTATTGTCTGTTCCAGGGACAAAGACGCAATATTCCAGTCCTGGATACTTTATTCTGGCAAGTATTCTGGAAATCATTTACCATAAAAGCTATGGTGCCATCCTAAGGGAGAAAATTACACATCCATTGCGTATGGATCACACAGGAGTAAGCAATGCAGCAGACGTTATCAGTGGAATGGTTTCCCCTTATCATCAATTAGCAGATCGACTTATCGCGACACCACATCGAGACTACGCTTTAATGAAGGGATCAGGCAACCTGTATTCAACTGTGAGCGATCTATTAAAATGGAACAATGCCATAAATGGTGGCCACTTCAACAAAATGGTCACAGACCAGCTATTCGCAATTCAAAATTCACAACCGGTTAATGGACGTAGCGAATCTTATGGTTATGGCTGGTTTCTTAGGAGAACTTCAAACCGAGAAAGAGATTTTAATTTTACCGGTGGGGGTACTTTTGGATGTTCTGCTATTTCGGGATACTATCGAAATGCAAAGATTTCTGTGGTTATCCTAAGTAATGTTTCCACTTTGCCTGTCGGGGAAATGCAGTCTAATATTGAAAGCATCGTTTTCGGAGACAGGTTTGATATGCCGGTTTTACGTACCTCTATAATAATGGAAGAATCGCAGCTTGATAAATTCCAAGGAACATACACTGCGGACAATGGCCACCAACTAGCGATTTTTTTAAAAGGAGCACAGCTCTATGCGAAAATGGGCCAAAATCCATTCTTTGAATTGTATCCTTCGGATAGCTCTGTGTTTTTTGGCAAAAAGGTATCAGTGCAGATTGAATTTGAAAAAGATTCAGATGACACCATTAAAGGTTTCAAAGCCAACCTAAAGGGACAATCAATTCATTTTGTCAAAAACAAATAG